The proteins below come from a single Miscanthus floridulus cultivar M001 chromosome 1, ASM1932011v1, whole genome shotgun sequence genomic window:
- the LOC136496002 gene encoding uncharacterized protein translates to MANSSVHSDSSSSDDEFVAPAAASAIQGISIRHHVPVVLDLEEGNYGQWRCFFNSTLGKFGLTGHVRFLTPSADRDGEWRMVDSCVANWILTTVSKGVFDIIRRDRTDAFSLWSAITSLFQDNELQRAVYLEAELRSLQQGDMLINDYCTKLKRLADQLADIGHPVSEPSQVLNLFRGLNPKFRYVKPVIIAKFPPHTFMSARSFLILEEVSMQHDATAEATQALAATHGDQPGSGNSSASTGTKDGSSSSGAPRRDNRSNNGGNYSRSNNRDRRRGRGNGNTNGNGGGGGSRSNASTNQSGQWATDHNPWQGMVQAWPMPFRAPGAGVLGSCPPFQPYQVMTEYHQQAPAPGGAFDTSALYAALQSAGVPHQPTSTSDGYFDTGATSHMSSSPGSSF, encoded by the exons ATGGCGAACTCTTCTGTCCACTCTGACTCTTCCTCCTCTGACGACGAGTTCGTCGCCCCAGCAGCTGCTTCTGCCATTCAAGGCATCTCCATCCGCCATCACGTTCCGGTTGTCCTCGATCTAGAAGAGGGCAACTACGGCCAGTGGCGCTGCTTCTTCAACTCCACGCTCGGCAAGTTCGGCTTAACCGGCCATGTCCGTTTCCTGACTCCCTCTGCGGATCGCGATGGCGAGTGGCGCATGGTGGACTCCTGCGTCGCCAACTGGATCCTCACCACGGTGTCGAAAGGCGTCTTCGACATCATCCGTCGCGACCGCACCGACGCCTTCTCTCTGTGGAGCGCCATCACGTCACTCTTCCAGGATAACGAACTCCAGCGCGCGGTGTACCTCGAAGCCGAGCTACGCTCCCTGCAGCAAGGCGACATGTTGATCAACGACTACTGCACCAAGCTGAAGCGGCTTGCCGATCAACTCGCCGACATCGGCCACCCCGTCTCCGAGCCCAGTCAAGTGCTCAACCTTTTTCGTGGGCTCAATCCGAAGTTCCGCTACGTCAAGCCGGTGATCATAGCTAAGTTCCCGCCGCACACCTTCATGAGCGCTCGCTCCTTCCTCATACTTGAGGAGGTCAGCATGCAACATGACGCCACTGCCGAAGCCACACAGGCTTTGGCCGCGACCCATGGTGACCAACCTGGCAGCGGCAACTCCTCGGCGTCCACCGGCACCAAGGACGGCTCCTCTTCCTCCGGCGCGCCTCGCCGCGACAACCGCTCCAACAACGGCGGCAACTACTCCCGCTCCAACAACCGCGATCGCCGTCGCGGTCGAGGCAACGGCAACACCaacggcaacggtggcggtggtggctctCGCTCCAACGCCTCCACAAATCAGTCCGGCCAATGGGCTACCGATCACAACCCTTGGCAGGGCATGGTGCAGGCCTGGCCCATGCCCTTCCGAGCCCCCGGCGCTGGCGTTCTGGGATCCTGTCCCCCGTTCCAGCCGTATCAGGTGATGACGGAATACCACCAGCAAGCTCCTGCACCCGGCGGCGCCTTCGACACCAGTGCTCTCTACGCGGCACTGCAATCCGCCGGCGTTCCCCATCAACCGACGAGCACATCTGACGGGTACTTCGACACCGGCGCGACGTCGCATATGTCGTCCTCCCCTG GCTCTTCCTTCTAG
- the LOC136542723 gene encoding DEAD-box ATP-dependent RNA helicase 24-like isoform X1 — protein MSKRSKLEGFSIPRPTSYNFERSQPVQRLYRPTDDPDLDDNAFSDDAPSDVPASTAVEGKAEDEEEIDPLDAFMAEIQEEIRAPPPPLKPEALRRADSDDDEDDPVESFLRAKKDAGLTLAADAMRAGYDSDEEVYAAAKAVDAGMMEYDSDDNPIVVDNKKIEPIPALDHSTIEYDAFTKDFYEEKPSISGMSDQEVADYMKSLAIRVSGFDVPRPINFFQDCGFPVPLMNAIAKQAYEKPTTIQCQALPIVLSGRDIIGIAKTGSGKTAAFVLPMIVHIMDQPELDKEEGPIGVICAPTRELAHQIYLEAKKFAKPYNLRVAAVYGGVSKFDQFKELKAGCEVVIATPGRLIDLLKMKALKMFRATYLVLDEADRMFDLGFEPQIRSIVGQIRPDRQTLLFSATMPYKVERLAREILTDPIRVTVGQVGGANEDIKQVVNVLPSDVEKMPWLLEKLPGMIDDGDVLVFASKKARVDEMEKELNQRGFRIAALHGDKDQASRMETLQKFKTGTYHVLVATDVAARGLDIKSIKTVVNFDIAKEMDMHIHRIGRTGRAGDKDGTAYTLITQKEARFAGELVHSLIAAGQDVPNELMDLAMKDGRFRAKRDSRKGGKKGGKGKGGGGGAGRGRGVRGVDFGLGIGYNAESGSQVPAPRSAAVNSLKTGMMQQFKSSFVSGSSNTPSSNAPSFVRPALRGFVSGGTIGGDARPAQSAPTFVPASRPAQPAPSVPASRPAGNNNENGNSNPESSRDRSRERKRPSGWDR, from the exons ATGTCGAAGCGCTCGAAGCTCGAGGGTTTCAGCATCCCGCGGCCCACCTCCTACAACTTCGAGCGCTCGCAGCCCGTGCAGCGGCTCTACCGTCCGACCGATGACCCGGACCTCGACGACAACGCCTTCTCCGACGACGCCCCCTCAGATGTCCCCGCCAGCACCGCGGTGGAAGGAAAggcggaggatgaggaggagatcgACCCGCTCGACGCCTTCATGGCCGAGATCCAGGAGGAGATCCGCGCGCCTCCCCCGCCGCTCAAGCCCGAGGCGCTTCGCCGCGCGGACTCCGACGATGACGAGGATGACCCCGTCGAGAGCTTCCTGCGGGCTAAGAAGGACGCCGGGCTCACGCTGGCCGCCGACGCCATGCGCGCTGGTTACGACTCCGACGAGGAGGTCTATGCCGCTGCCAAGGCCGTCGACGCCGGCATGATGGAATACGACTCCGATGACAACCCCATAGTCGTCGACAATAAGAAAATAGAGCCCATACCAGCACTCGATCACTCGACCATTGAGTATGACGCCTTCACCAAAGATTTCTACGAGGAGAAGCCGTCGATTTCAG GTATGAGTGACCAAGAGGTAGCAGATTATATGAAAAGTTTGGCAATTCGGGTTTCTGGTTTTGATGTGCCAAGGCCAATAAATTTTTTTCAGGATTGTGGGTTTCCTGTACCGCTAATGAATGCTATTGCCAAGCAAGCTTATGAAAAACCAACTACAATTCAGTGCCAGGCTTTACCTATTGTACTTTCAGGCAGAGATATCATTGGTATTGCAAAAACTGGTTCTGGCAAAACTGCAGCTTTTGTGCTCCCTATGATTGTTCATATTATGGATCAGCCTGAGCTTGACAAAGAAGAAGGTCCAATAGGAGTCATTTGTGCTCCAACAAGAGAATTGGCACATCAGATATATCTCGAAGCTAAGAAGTTTGCAAAGCCTTACAACCTTCGAGTTGCTGCTGTATATGGTGGTGTTTCCAAATTTGACCAGTTTAAAGAACTGAAAGCAGGCTGTGAAGTAGTCATTGCAACTCCAGGGAGATTAATAGACTTGCTGAAGATGAAGGCATTGAAGATGTTCAGGGCAACTTATCTGGTTCTTGATGAAGCTGATCGCATGTTCGATCTTGGATTTGAGCCACAAATACGATCCATTGTTGGTCAAATTAGACCAGATCGACAAACCTTACTTTTTTCTGCAACAATGCCATACAAAGTAGAGCGTTTGGCAAGAGAAATATTGACTGATCCTATTAGAGTTACAGTTGGTCAAGTTGGCGGTGCTAATGAAGACATTAAACAAGTTGTTAATGTACTCCCTTCTGATGTTGAGAAAATGCCTTGGCTTTTGGAGAAATTGCCTGGAATGATTGATGATGGAGATGTTCTTGTATTCGCATCTAAGAAGGCTAGAGTGGATGAGATGGAGAAAGAGTTGAATCAGAGAGGATTCAGAATTGCAGCACTTCATGGTGACAAGGATCAAGCTTCTCGTATGGAGACCCTGCAGAAGTTCAAAACTGGGACATATCATGTTCTGGTTGCAACTGATGTTGCTGCACGAGGTCTTGACATCAAATCGATTAAAACAGTTGTCAACTTTGATATCGCAAAAGAAATGGATATGCATATTCACCGAATTGGAAGAACTGGTCGTGCTGGTGATAAAGATGGCACTGCATACACTCTGATTACACAGAAGGAAGCACGCTTTGCTGGTGAACTGGTTCACAGTTTGATTGCTGCTGGCCAGGATGTACCCAATGAACTCATGGATCTGGCTATGAAG GATGGAAGATTCAGAGCAAAACGGGACTCCAGGAAAG GTGGGAAGAAAGGTGGCAAAGGaaaaggtggtggtggaggtgctggGCGCGGTCGTGGTGTGCGTGGAGTTGATTTTGGCCTCGGCATAGGTTACAATGCTGAATCTGGTTCGCAAGTGCCTGCTCCAAGATCTGCTGCTGTAAATTCGCTGAAGACAGGAATGATGCAGCAATTTAAGAGCAGCTTTGTCTCTGGATCTTCAAATACTCCAAGCAGCAATGCACCTTCCTTTGTAAGACCAGCACTCCGTGGCTTTGTGTCTGGCGGCACCATTGGAGGAGATGCGCGGCCTGCACAGTCGGCCCCCACTTTCGTCCCTGCATCCCGGCCAGCACAGCCTGCCCCCTCAGTCCCTGCATCCCGCCCTGCAGGAAACAACAATGAAAATGGGAACTCAAATCCAGAAAG TTCACGGGATCGGTCCAGGGAGAGAAAACGACCATCAGGTTGGGATCGCTAG
- the LOC136542723 gene encoding DEAD-box ATP-dependent RNA helicase 24-like isoform X2: MSKRSKLEGFSIPRPTSYNFERSQPVQRLYRPTDDPDLDDNAFSDDAPSDVPASTAVEGKAEDEEEIDPLDAFMAEIQEEIRAPPPPLKPEALRRADSDDDEDDPVESFLRAKKDAGLTLAADAMRAGYDSDEEVYAAAKAVDAGMMEYDSDDNPIVVDNKKIEPIPALDHSTIEYDAFTKDFYEEKPSISGMSDQEVADYMKSLAIRVSGFDVPRPINFFQDCGFPVPLMNAIAKQAYEKPTTIQCQALPIVLSGRDIIGIAKTGSGKTAAFVLPMIVHIMDQPELDKEEGPIGVICAPTRELAHQIYLEAKKFAKPYNLRVAAVYGGVSKFDQFKELKAGCEVVIATPGRLIDLLKMKALKMFRATYLVLDEADRMFDLGFEPQIRSIVGQIRPDRQTLLFSATMPYKVERLAREILTDPIRVTVGQVGGANEDIKQVVNVLPSDVEKMPWLLEKLPGMIDDGDVLVFASKKARVDEMEKELNQRGFRIAALHGDKDQASRMETLQKFKTGTYHVLVATDVAARGLDIKSIKTVVNFDIAKEMDMHIHRIGRTGRAGDKDGTAYTLITQKEARFAGELVHSLIAAGQDVPNELMDLAMKDGRFRAKRDSRKGGKKGGKGKGGGGGAGRGRGVRGVDFGLGIGYNAESGSQVPAPRSAAVNSLKTGMMQQFKSSFVSGSSNTPSSNAPSFVRPALRGFVSGGTIGGDARPAQSAPTFVPASRPAQPAPSVPASRPAGNNNENGNSNPESSRDRSRERKRPSGWDR; this comes from the exons ATGTCGAAGCGCTCGAAGCTCGAGGGTTTCAGCATCCCGCGGCCCACCTCCTACAACTTCGAGCGCTCGCAGCCCGTGCAGCGGCTCTACCGTCCGACCGATGACCCGGACCTCGACGACAACGCCTTCTCCGACGACGCCCCCTCAGATGTCCCCGCCAGCACCGCGGTGGAAGGAAAggcggaggatgaggaggagatcgACCCGCTCGACGCCTTCATGGCCGAGATCCAGGAGGAGATCCGCGCGCCTCCCCCGCCGCTCAAGCCCGAGGCGCTTCGCCGCGCGGACTCCGACGATGACGAGGATGACCCCGTCGAGAGCTTCCTGCGGGCTAAGAAGGACGCCGGGCTCACGCTGGCCGCCGACGCCATGCGCGCTGGTTACGACTCCGACGAGGAGGTCTATGCCGCTGCCAAGGCCGTCGACGCCGGCATGATGGAATACGACTCCGATGACAACCCCATAGTCGTCGACAATAAGAAAATAGAGCCCATACCAGCACTCGATCACTCGACCATTGAGTATGACGCCTTCACCAAAGATTTCTACGAGGAGAAGCCGTCGATTTCAG GTATGAGTGACCAAGAGGTAGCAGATTATATGAAAAGTTTGGCAATTCGGGTTTCTGGTTTTGATGTGCCAAGGCCAATAAATTTTTTTCAGGATTGTGGGTTTCCTGTACCGCTAATGAATGCTATTGCCAAGCAAGCTTATGAAAAACCAACTACAATTCAGTGCCAGGCTTTACCTATTGTACTTTCAGGCAGAGATATCATTGGTATTGCAAAAACTGGTTCTGGCAAAACTGCAGCTTTTGTGCTCCCTATGATTGTTCATATTATGGATCAGCCTGAGCTTGACAAAGAAGAAGGTCCAATAGGAGTCATTTGTGCTCCAACAAGAGAATTGGCACATCAGATATATCTCGAAGCTAAGAAGTTTGCAAAGCCTTACAACCTTCGAGTTGCTGCTGTATATGGTGGTGTTTCCAAATTTGACCAGTTTAAAGAACTGAAAGCAGGCTGTGAAGTAGTCATTGCAACTCCAGGGAGATTAATAGACTTGCTGAAGATGAAGGCATTGAAGATGTTCAGGGCAACTTATCTGGTTCTTGATGAAGCTGATCGCATGTTCGATCTTGGATTTGAGCCACAAATACGATCCATTGTTGGTCAAATTAGACCAGATCGACAAACCTTACTTTTTTCTGCAACAATGCCATACAAAGTAGAGCGTTTGGCAAGAGAAATATTGACTGATCCTATTAGAGTTACAGTTGGTCAAGTTGGCGGTGCTAATGAAGACATTAAACAAGTTGTTAATGTACTCCCTTCTGATGTTGAGAAAATGCCTTGGCTTTTGGAGAAATTGCCTGGAATGATTGATGATGGAGATGTTCTTGTATTCGCATCTAAGAAGGCTAGAGTGGATGAGATGGAGAAAGAGTTGAATCAGAGAGGATTCAGAATTGCAGCACTTCATGGTGACAAGGATCAAGCTTCTCGTATGGAGACCCTGCAGAAGTTCAAAACTGGGACATATCATGTTCTGGTTGCAACTGATGTTGCTGCACGAGGTCTTGACATCAAATCGATTAAAACAGTTGTCAACTTTGATATCGCAAAAGAAATGGATATGCATATTCACCGAATTGGAAGAACTGGTCGTGCTGGTGATAAAGATGGCACTGCATACACTCTGATTACACAGAAGGAAGCACGCTTTGCTGGTGAACTGGTTCACAGTTTGATTGCTGCTGGCCAGGATGTACCCAATGAACTCATGGATCTGGCTATGAAG GATGGAAGATTCAGAGCAAAACGGGACTCCAGGAAAG GTGGGAAGAAAGGTGGCAAAGGaaaaggtggtggtggaggtgctggGCGCGGTCGTGGTGTGCGTGGAGTTGATTTTGGCCTCGGCATAGGTTACAATGCTGAATCTGGTTCGCAAGTGCCTGCTCCAAGATCTGCTGCTGTAAATTCGCTGAAGACAGGAATGATGCAGCAATTTAAGAGCAGCTTTGTCTCTGGATCTTCAAATACTCCAAGCAGCAATGCACCTTCCTTTGTAAGACCAGCACTCCGTGGCTTTGTGTCTGGCGGCACCATTGGAGGAGATGCGCGGCCTGCACAGTCGGCCCCCACTTTCGTCCCTGCATCCCGGCCAGCACAGCCTGCCCCCTCAGTCCCTGCATCCCGCCCTGCAGGAAACAACAATGAAAATGGGAACTCAAATCCAGAAAG TTCACGGGATCGGTCCAGGGAGAGAAAACGACCATCAG GTTGGGATCGCTAG
- the LOC136496010 gene encoding uncharacterized protein, with protein sequence MPMLPAAERPRLTLEDYIVFFTTRSGGGLNLHHLNDIIYMHGFAKLHRAPKPAMVDALRSVELMRPRRSTVPLNATAPPPGAATAAAAVLSAEEVTRGIEDLGWRECPVGSILSVRAGMLSPAAAAAEAPMPICAIAPGSAERISPPILVSASPLPPALPAAARRKRSRTGKAEAARRRRVLELLTLPSLETATPA encoded by the exons ATGCCGATGCTCCCGGCTGCTGAGCGGCCGCGGCTGACGCTCGAGGACTACATCGTCTTCTTCACCACCCGCAGCGGCGGGGGCCTCAACCTCCACCACCTCAACGACATCATCTACATGCACGGGTTCGCCAAGCTCCACCGCGCGCCCAAG CCGGCGATGGTGGACGCGCTCAGGTCGGTGGAGCTCATGCGCCCGCGCCGCTCCACCGTCCCCCTCAACGctaccgcgccgccgccgggagCCGCCACGGCCGCGGCCGCCGTGCTCTCGGCTGAGGAGGTCACGCGCGGCATCGAGGACCTCGGCTGGCGCGAGTGCCCCGTCGGCTCCATCCTCTCCGTCCGCGCCGGGATGCTGTcgcccgccgccgcggcggccgaAGCCCCCATGCCCATCTGCGCCATCGCCCCCGGCTCCGCGGAGCGCATCTCCCCGCCGATCCTGGTCAGCGCCTCGCCCCTGCCGCCCGCTCTGCCCGCCGCGGCCAGGAGGAAGCGTTCCCGGACGGGCAAAGCGGAGGCCGCGAGGCGGAGGCGCGTGTTGGAGTTGCTCACGCTCCCGTCCCTCGAGACGGCTACCCCGGCCTAG